AGTCAGTAGTTTCAATGATCACCGGATCGGGATGGCATTTACCATTGCCGGCCTCATTGCCAAAGAAGAAACGACGATCCATGGTGCTCAGGCAAGCGCCGTTTCTTTCCCGAAATTTTATAAAACGTTACGTTTATTAAGCGAATAAGAAACGAAAACGGCTCGGTAGGGCGAAAAGCCAATGCTTTTCGCTTTCCCTTACAATTTTTTTTAAAAGTTTATTGACAATGTACGGAGATGCTTTATAATAAGAATCAGCGTATGGTTTCTCTCCACTCCTATCCATAACCTTAGAGCCTATTTGGTTCGACCTGAAATGTAAGCGTTTACTCGTGATGCATTCAGGTTTTTTTTATGCTTTTCGTTTGCTATACTGAAGGGTGTTAGACACTCAAGCGAGAAGGATCTATTGCAGAGAGGGAGATTTGATTGCAGACGGAAATGGAACGGGCGCTTGATCTTCTTGAGCAAGGGGATGTGCAAAGCGGCCTGCAAAAAATAAGCCAAATTGAGAAAAGCGCCGATGATGATCAACGGTTTGAAATTGCCACTGTTTATCAATCGCTCGGCCATCCGCACGAAGTGCTCAGGATTGCCGACAAGTTATTGGCAACCTATCCGCTTGAAGGGAGCTTGTTGACCCTGAAAGCAGAAGCGGCGATTGATTTGGACCGAGAAGAAGAAGCGATTGATTTGCTTGAATCGATCGGCTCGGATGATGACGCCTTTTTGGAAGCGCAGATGCTGCTCGCTGATTTGTATCATCTCCAAGGCCTTGAAGAAGTAGCGGAACGGAAATTGTTTTTGGCACTTGAAGAGGCACCGGATGAACCGATTTTATTGGCGGGCATCGGGAGTTATTACGTAGAACAGGGGAGTTATCAAAGCGCGATTCCATACTTGAAACAAGCGCTCCAAGAAGGATTTGACCCGCGAGAATCGAATTTGCACTTGCTTTTAGCCGAGTCCTATAGTAATACGGGAGCATTTGAAACGGCAATGGATTATTACGCGCAGGCCATCGAAGAGCAAAAAGAACCGCGAGCACTGTTTGGATTCGGATTTACAGCATTGCAACTCGGTGACTATCAAACAGCCATTGAACAGCTCGAAGCTTTACGGGAGGCCGATCCTGAATACACCAGCTTGTATGCTCCTTTAATCGAGGCCTACGAGGCGAACCGGCAGTATGAAGCAGCCTTGAAAACCGTTGAAGCAGGTTTGGAAGCCGATGATTACAATGAGCATCTCTACGCCGAAGGGGGACGCTTTCATCATGCCCTCGGGGATTTGGAAAAAGCGGAAAGTTATTTGCGACAGGCAACTGCCCTTAATCCGGGAAATATGGACGCGAGCGCAAAATTGCTGGAAACATATGCGAACCAAGAGCGAAGCAACGATATAAAAAGAACGATTGAGGAGTTGCGGGAAGCAGGAGAAGAAGATCCTTTGTTCAGTTATTACGAAGGGAAGGCGCATTATATCGAAGATGAAATCGAGGAAGCCTTGCCTTTCTATGAACACGTTCCTGCATATTTGGAAACAAATAAGGAAGCATTGGAAGAGTATGGACATCTTTTGTTGGAGAACGGCAGGCAAAAAGAAGCCCTCGCTGTCCTCGTCGAAGCGTCGCGACAGCAACCTGAGAATCATGAATTGGCTATGTTCGTGGAAGAGTTACAATCCCGTGAACAATAGCATGTTTTTTCTTTTTGGACTGGCTTTTTTTAACTTACATCCGTTATAATTGAACGCGAGATGTTGAAAAAGGAGAACCTTCGATGCGATGGCAAACGACAGATATCGATACGTATCAACAATCCCAATCCTATGTGGACACGGTTCTCGTTCCGCTTTTATCTGTGTCTCTCGGTGAAGATATGAAAACCCACGTAGCGATGGGGGAATACATATCATTGGTAGCAATGGAAATGGAAAAGCAGTTTCGCGGGAGATTATTGCAACTGCCTCCGTTCGTCTATCCGCAAAAAGCCCCTCGGGAGGACCTGCTTCGGCACGTGGGCGCTTGGGCCGATGAATTGAGGGCGAACGGGAAAAATCACGTGATCTGGGTAACGTCAGACCCCGAGTGGAAAAACGATGAAGATGAACTCCCCGGCCTTTTGTTATGGTTCCCGCATTTACCCATCGAGCATATGGACAAGAAGTTACAACAAAAAACCTTGAATGATCAGATGAAAGAAATTTTGCCCCGGGTGATGAAAGAGTGGCAAAAGGAAAGCGGCATCTAAAAAAACATATACAAATAGCAATGTACAAAAGATTGACATGCTCTGAGTCGCTAGGCTATTATGTATATGTCTTAATCTTGTCCGTTTATTCGAGCGGTAGCAGCGAAAAGTTGCAAACCTAGCGACGCCGTTCAACAATATCTCGGCATCATCCATCATAGAGGGCGAAACTTTTGCAAAAGTTTTCAAGAACGTAGGGGGGAGTATCATGGAGAAAAACCACAATGTATCAAGACGACAATTTTTAACCTATGCGTTATTGGGCACGGGCGGTTTTATGGCCGCTGGTTTGATCATGCCTATGGTACGGTTTGGTGTGGATCCTATATTGCAAGCCGATGCAGAAGGGGACATGATTGACGTTGCAGGCGTAGACGAATTGACGGACATACCACAAGCCTTTGATATGGAATACGAGCAAGACCACGGGTGGCATGTCGAAACAGTGCAGGAAACAGTGTGGATCTATTTGAATGGGGATGAGATCGTTGCACTTTCCCCCATTTGTACGCACTTAGGCTGTACAGTGAACTGGGGAACGGACCCAGATAATCCCGAGCAGTTCTTTTGTCCCTGCCACTTCGGAAGGTTTGAAAGAGATGGCACGAACGTTCCCGGTACACCGCCGACGGAACCGCTTCATCGTTATGACCACGAAGTTCGCGACGGCAGAGTATTACTGGGTAATCCATCACCACAAGTCTAGGAGGGGCATTTGTCATGTTACAACGTATCTACGATTGGATCGACGATCGTATAGATGTCACCCCACTATGGCGGGACGTGGCCGATCACGAGGTGCCTGAACACGTAAACCCCGGGTACCATTTCTCGGCATTTGTGTACTGCTTCGGGGGATTGACGTTTTTTACGGTCGTCATCCAAATTCTATCCGGCATGTTTTTGACGATGTATTATGTACCAGATATCGTGAACGCACACGCGTCTGTGGAGTATTTGCAGACCGATGTGGCGTTTGGAATGATTGTACGCGGGATGCACCATTGGGGAGCCAGCGTTGTTATAGTTATGGTGTTTTTACATACGTTACGGGTATTTTTCACAGGCTCATACAAGAAACCCCGTGAAATCAACTGGGTTGTAGGTGTACTGCTATTTTTCATTATTTTAGGCCTTGGGTTCACCGGTTATTTACTTCCGTGGGATATGAAGGCTTACTTTGCCACGCAAGTCGGATTGGAGATTGCCGAAAGTGTTCCGGTTGTCGGTGATCTGATCAGCAACTTGTTGGCCGGCGGAGAATTTATCGGAGCTCAGACGCTTACGCGTTTCTTTGCCATCCACGTTTTCTTCTTGCCGGGAGCATTGCTCGGGCTCATTGCCATTCATTTTATTATGATTCGCAAACAGGGCATATCCGGGCCACTATAGGAGATTGCCCCAATAAGCTGAATGAAAAAAACCTATGATTCTCGCCGTTTAAAGGCGAGTTCTGGGTTTTCCTAAACTCTTGAGGAGGGGAACCGATGCATCGAGGAAAAGGAATGAGGTTCGTTACGGACTCCAGAATTCCGGAACGCGAACATCGCATGGAAAACATACCTAAAGATTATTCGGAATACCCCGGCAAGACAGAGGCTTTTTTCCCGAACTATTTGCTGAAGGAATGGCTTGTCGGTGCTGTATTCCTCATCGGCTTTCTCTGTTTAACGGCCGCTCATCCGGCGCCGCTTGAACGGGAAGCTGACCCCACTGATACAAGTTATATCCCATTGCCGGACTGGTTTTTCCTGTTTTTGTATCAGCTGTTAAAATATCAATATGCATCCGGTGATTTTGATGTGTTAGGGTCCGTCGTTATTCCTGGTGTCGCCTTCGGTGCTTTATTGCTGGCACCGTGGTTGGACAAAGGATCGGAGCGCAGATTATCCCAACGGCCAATTGCAACCGGGATGATGACACTCGCCATATTGAGTGTGGTTTATCTAACGTGGGAATCGGTCGATCAGCATGATTGGGCGGCCGATGCTGAACAGGCTGCATTGGACGATGACGATATCTATGAAGTCGATCAAGCGCATGAAGGTTATGAGATCTATCAGTCACAGGGTTGTATTTCCTGTCATGGGGAAAACATGGAGGGGAATCCCGGTGTCCGAGGACCTGACCTATATGAACTTCCTTATGACTCGGAAGGCGTTGCCGAAATTTCCGTACACGGGATCGGAGAAATGCCTCCGGAGATGTTTGATGGATCGGATGAAGAATTAAGAATTATGTCCGAATACGTCGCCGATGGCGGTGGTGTAAACGAAGAGCTCGAATACCTGGCCGAGGATGACGTTGATGCGGACGACGCGGAAGCTGAAGACGACGAAAACGGAGACGATGAAGATACGGAAGAAGAAGCATAAGGATGATTGAAAAAAGCTGACATAGGTCAGCTTTTTTCACATCTAGCTATGGACGGGGAGTGGCTGCTTTGCGAGTATTCATAGGTTTTTTAGCCCGCCCACCGATGCTATGGGTTTTGTTGCTCATTAATGGCGGGGGGACATTATATGGATTTTATTGGTATGAAGGGCAGCTGGCGCAAACACCTGTTTATTTTCTGCCCTTTGTGCCGGACAGTCCTACCGCCAGTTTGTTTTTCACCGGAGTGTTGGCGGCATTTCTTTTGCGCAAGAATATCGGCCTATTGGAAGCTATCGCGGCAGTCACGCTTATCAAATATGGCATTTGGGCGGTGGTGATGAATGTGGGCGCCGATCTCATGGGCGGGCCGGTAAACTGGCAAAATTACATGCTGATCGCCTCCCATCTTGGAATGGCCTTGCAAGCGGTGTTATTTTTGCCCTATTACCGCGTGAAACCCTGGCATCTCGTCGTGGTTGGGATTTGGACCGTGCATAATGATATCATTGACTACGTTTATGGGATGCACCCTTGGGTAAGCCCGGTTTTGATGCCTTATATCGATCACATCGGTTATTTTACCTTCTGGCTCGGTTTGGCTGCGATCGCTGTTGTTTACGTTTTCAATGTGCGGCACCATCGCTATCGTCTTTCTTTGCCCCGTTAACTGGTCTACTCTTGTCCTTTTTTTCATATGCTTTCGATAAGAGGACAAGGGAGGGGGCTGTTCGGTGCGAGGCTGGTTAATCATGCTTGCGGCGACGATCTTTCTCATGGGTCTCGGCGCAGAGCAGGAAGGACAAGGACATGAAGGCTGGACATACATCGATGCCGAAGCCGAAGAGATTGTTGCACTCGTTCGATCCGAAAATTATGAAGAAGGGCGGAATCGCCTACAGGCACTTGCCGATGAACTAACGGCAGCAGACTATGAGGCAATGGCATTGGATGTTCACGATATGGGCACCATTATAATGAGTTATGAGCGCTTGGAAGGTGCGTTAACGGAAGTGTCGGTGGCCGGGGATGAACGACTGACGGAGGCAATGGGTTTTTATTATGTCGTTGATGCCGTTATTCAGCCGGAAAGCCCGAAATGGAAAGAAACGAGGCACGAGGTCGAAGAGCAATTGACACAGTTACGGGAAGCGGCATCCGAAGGAGGAACTTCATTTCAGCACGCGTGGAATGATTGGAGGAAAACCTTTGAAATGATCCACCCTGCGGCAACGTTACGATTGTCGCCATCCGACCGGGAAGAAGTACGCTCTCTTGTCACGTTCATGGATGAACATAGCCACCGTCTAAAAGAGGAAAAGGAAGCGCTACCGTTTTTTGATGCGTTGGAAAAGCAAATGATCCGTTTATACGAAGGCGATAGGGAGGAAAACGACCCATCCCTCGTCACTGTTATTGCCATCGTTGGAGGTGCGATACTGTTTTCACTCTCGTACGCCGGTTGGAGGAAATACCGGGGAGAAGCAAGAAGGGGCCGCAG
The Salicibibacter kimchii DNA segment above includes these coding regions:
- a CDS encoding ubiquinol-cytochrome c reductase iron-sulfur subunit, translating into MEKNHNVSRRQFLTYALLGTGGFMAAGLIMPMVRFGVDPILQADAEGDMIDVAGVDELTDIPQAFDMEYEQDHGWHVETVQETVWIYLNGDEIVALSPICTHLGCTVNWGTDPDNPEQFFCPCHFGRFERDGTNVPGTPPTEPLHRYDHEVRDGRVLLGNPSPQV
- a CDS encoding tetratricopeptide repeat protein; the encoded protein is MQTEMERALDLLEQGDVQSGLQKISQIEKSADDDQRFEIATVYQSLGHPHEVLRIADKLLATYPLEGSLLTLKAEAAIDLDREEEAIDLLESIGSDDDAFLEAQMLLADLYHLQGLEEVAERKLFLALEEAPDEPILLAGIGSYYVEQGSYQSAIPYLKQALQEGFDPRESNLHLLLAESYSNTGAFETAMDYYAQAIEEQKEPRALFGFGFTALQLGDYQTAIEQLEALREADPEYTSLYAPLIEAYEANRQYEAALKTVEAGLEADDYNEHLYAEGGRFHHALGDLEKAESYLRQATALNPGNMDASAKLLETYANQERSNDIKRTIEELREAGEEDPLFSYYEGKAHYIEDEIEEALPFYEHVPAYLETNKEALEEYGHLLLENGRQKEALAVLVEASRQQPENHELAMFVEELQSREQ
- a CDS encoding menaquinol-cytochrome c reductase cytochrome b/c subunit; amino-acid sequence: MHRGKGMRFVTDSRIPEREHRMENIPKDYSEYPGKTEAFFPNYLLKEWLVGAVFLIGFLCLTAAHPAPLEREADPTDTSYIPLPDWFFLFLYQLLKYQYASGDFDVLGSVVIPGVAFGALLLAPWLDKGSERRLSQRPIATGMMTLAILSVVYLTWESVDQHDWAADAEQAALDDDDIYEVDQAHEGYEIYQSQGCISCHGENMEGNPGVRGPDLYELPYDSEGVAEISVHGIGEMPPEMFDGSDEELRIMSEYVADGGGVNEELEYLAEDDVDADDAEAEDDENGDDEDTEEEA
- the qcrB gene encoding menaquinol-cytochrome c reductase cytochrome b subunit, coding for MLQRIYDWIDDRIDVTPLWRDVADHEVPEHVNPGYHFSAFVYCFGGLTFFTVVIQILSGMFLTMYYVPDIVNAHASVEYLQTDVAFGMIVRGMHHWGASVVIVMVFLHTLRVFFTGSYKKPREINWVVGVLLFFIILGLGFTGYLLPWDMKAYFATQVGLEIAESVPVVGDLISNLLAGGEFIGAQTLTRFFAIHVFFLPGALLGLIAIHFIMIRKQGISGPL
- a CDS encoding YpiF family protein; this encodes MRWQTTDIDTYQQSQSYVDTVLVPLLSVSLGEDMKTHVAMGEYISLVAMEMEKQFRGRLLQLPPFVYPQKAPREDLLRHVGAWADELRANGKNHVIWVTSDPEWKNDEDELPGLLLWFPHLPIEHMDKKLQQKTLNDQMKEILPRVMKEWQKESGI
- a CDS encoding sporulation protein YpjB, giving the protein MRGWLIMLAATIFLMGLGAEQEGQGHEGWTYIDAEAEEIVALVRSENYEEGRNRLQALADELTAADYEAMALDVHDMGTIIMSYERLEGALTEVSVAGDERLTEAMGFYYVVDAVIQPESPKWKETRHEVEEQLTQLREAASEGGTSFQHAWNDWRKTFEMIHPAATLRLSPSDREEVRSLVTFMDEHSHRLKEEKEALPFFDALEKQMIRLYEGDREENDPSLVTVIAIVGGAILFSLSYAGWRKYRGEARRGRRSRDR